In the Carboxydothermus hydrogenoformans Z-2901 genome, one interval contains:
- the pstB gene encoding phosphate ABC transporter ATP-binding protein PstB: protein MLSDVKIKVRDLNLYYGNFQALKNISLDIYKNEVTALIGPSGCGKSTFLRTLNRMNDLIPGVRIEGSILFDGVDIYKENFDVVELRKRVGMVFQSPNPFPKSVYENVAYAPKIHGLKDKRKLDEIVEKSLRGAALWDEVKDRLHKPATGLSGGQQQRLCIARALAIEPEVLLMDEPTSALDPISTMRIEELIQELKKKYTIVIVTHNMQQAARISDRTAFFLNGELIEMDRTEVIFTKPRDRRTEDYITGRFG, encoded by the coding sequence ATGCTGTCTGATGTTAAAATTAAAGTTCGGGATTTAAATTTATATTACGGTAACTTTCAAGCGTTAAAAAACATAAGTTTGGATATTTATAAAAATGAGGTTACAGCCCTAATTGGTCCTTCTGGATGCGGAAAATCGACTTTTTTACGAACTTTAAACCGCATGAATGACTTAATTCCAGGGGTAAGAATTGAAGGCTCAATTTTATTTGATGGTGTTGATATTTATAAGGAAAATTTTGATGTTGTAGAACTTAGGAAAAGAGTGGGAATGGTTTTTCAATCTCCAAATCCTTTTCCCAAGTCAGTTTACGAAAACGTAGCTTATGCACCCAAAATTCACGGGTTAAAAGATAAGAGAAAATTAGATGAAATCGTTGAAAAGAGCCTTCGCGGAGCAGCTTTGTGGGATGAGGTGAAAGATAGGCTTCATAAACCTGCTACCGGTTTATCCGGGGGCCAGCAGCAAAGACTTTGTATTGCCCGGGCATTAGCTATTGAACCGGAAGTGCTTTTAATGGATGAACCAACTTCAGCCTTGGATCCGATTTCTACTATGCGAATTGAAGAACTTATTCAGGAATTAAAGAAAAAATACACGATAGTAATTGTTACCCACAACATGCAGCAGGCTGCGAGAATTTCCGACAGAACCGCCTTTTTCCTAAATGGTGAATTAATTGAAATGGATAGGACCGAGGTTATCTTTACTAAGCCCCGGGATCGCCGAACAGAAGATTATATTACCGGTCGCTTTGGCTAA
- a CDS encoding ATP-binding protein: MLFEPNKVIGIFKGFTEKGLEFAAELVLPYNASMIERPQLGQFILIELGSEIEAALGRITKFIPTGLLTTPEGEEYFNALGRRSEPIPEDLKEQKLRYRVYVKLLGAVKIDDNGKIVYVPSQRRLPHLGSKVAWPSDEVLREICSLNQGNTEIGHYVLGEFVYCGSKEEPDNPIFRSLDPKLPISFDIKNLIARRTLVFARAGYGKSNLMKLLLSELYRKTPTTEKGLKVGTLVFDADGEYFWPDQVKNRPGLCNVPHLVEKIVIFTNRPAPNEYYQKFIAGPVTLNVAEFRPQDVIHLCIPPEKQTNQNVVKLRSLSQSSWEQMVELIHKASLQAPDEKIAELLGYSPEQANVYQAEISAAKSNMFNIIKTLHHDPDSNLTEGVKKALSEGALVIVDISLLSSSASEKLAGLLLKKIFDHNQENFTSGQPIIPAIVVLEEAQSVLGKNLDDSSPFVEWVKEGRKYDLGAILITQQPGSIAPEILSQADNWFVFHLLSENDAQTLNRFNSHFSDDILAHLIGEPIQGNCYMWSAPRQPFVLPVRVKNFEKLYSASCQTPFDNTLVETVIKATQEKTRKKLIAIYNILLQNKTRYRYDQNTVSLRADIFYHQIVEAFKNRGINEIPSYDKILDYLRRIFGNSEVYRDKNSDNQDIFKINLNAWNKKIEKKQ, encoded by the coding sequence ATGCTTTTTGAACCAAACAAAGTAATCGGTATTTTCAAAGGTTTTACCGAAAAAGGTCTTGAATTTGCCGCAGAATTAGTTTTACCTTACAACGCTTCCATGATTGAACGCCCGCAATTAGGTCAGTTTATCTTAATTGAACTGGGCTCGGAAATAGAAGCTGCCCTGGGGCGCATTACCAAATTTATCCCCACCGGGCTCTTAACTACTCCCGAAGGGGAAGAATATTTTAACGCTTTAGGCCGACGGTCCGAACCCATTCCCGAAGATTTAAAAGAACAAAAACTTCGCTACCGGGTATATGTAAAGCTTTTAGGTGCAGTAAAAATTGATGATAACGGAAAAATCGTTTATGTCCCATCCCAGCGCAGACTTCCCCATTTAGGCTCAAAAGTAGCCTGGCCCAGTGATGAAGTGTTGAGGGAAATTTGCAGTTTAAACCAGGGCAACACCGAAATCGGTCACTATGTTCTGGGAGAGTTTGTTTATTGCGGCAGTAAAGAAGAACCAGATAATCCTATCTTCCGCTCTTTGGACCCCAAGCTTCCTATAAGCTTTGATATAAAGAACCTTATTGCCCGCAGGACTTTAGTCTTTGCCCGGGCCGGCTATGGAAAATCAAATCTTATGAAACTTTTACTTTCTGAACTTTACCGCAAAACCCCTACCACCGAAAAAGGTTTAAAAGTTGGTACTCTGGTTTTTGATGCCGATGGTGAGTATTTCTGGCCAGACCAGGTTAAAAATAGGCCGGGGCTTTGTAACGTTCCCCATCTGGTAGAAAAAATAGTTATCTTCACCAACCGGCCTGCTCCCAATGAATATTACCAAAAATTCATTGCCGGACCGGTTACCCTTAATGTAGCTGAATTTCGTCCACAGGATGTAATCCACCTTTGTATTCCACCGGAAAAGCAAACCAATCAAAACGTGGTAAAACTTCGTTCTTTAAGCCAGAGTTCCTGGGAACAAATGGTAGAATTAATTCATAAAGCCAGTTTGCAGGCCCCCGACGAAAAAATTGCCGAACTTTTAGGATACAGTCCTGAACAGGCAAACGTCTACCAAGCCGAAATATCCGCCGCTAAAAGTAACATGTTTAATATCATAAAAACTCTGCACCATGACCCCGACAGTAATTTAACCGAAGGGGTTAAAAAAGCTCTATCCGAAGGCGCCCTGGTAATAGTGGACATAAGCCTTTTAAGTTCCTCGGCCAGTGAAAAACTGGCAGGGCTTTTACTCAAAAAAATCTTCGACCACAACCAGGAGAACTTCACCAGCGGCCAGCCCATCATCCCGGCCATAGTAGTATTGGAAGAAGCCCAATCGGTCCTGGGAAAGAATCTCGACGATAGCAGTCCCTTTGTAGAATGGGTTAAAGAAGGCCGGAAATACGACCTTGGTGCGATCTTAATTACCCAGCAGCCCGGCTCCATAGCTCCGGAAATCCTAAGTCAGGCAGACAACTGGTTTGTCTTCCACCTACTATCGGAAAACGATGCTCAAACTTTAAACCGTTTTAATTCCCATTTCAGTGATGATATTTTGGCCCATTTAATTGGCGAACCCATTCAGGGCAACTGCTATATGTGGAGTGCTCCCCGGCAGCCTTTTGTGCTCCCGGTCAGGGTTAAAAACTTTGAAAAGCTCTACTCCGCCTCCTGCCAGACTCCCTTTGATAATACTTTAGTTGAAACAGTTATTAAAGCCACACAGGAAAAAACGCGGAAAAAGTTAATCGCTATTTATAACATTCTTTTACAAAACAAAACCAGATATCGTTATGACCAGAATACCGTTTCCTTGAGGGCCGATATTTTTTATCACCAAATTGTCGAAGCCTTTAAAAATCGTGGTATTAACGAAATCCCTTCATACGATAAAATTTTAGATTATTTAAGGCGGATTTTTGGTAATTCTGAAGTTTACCGGGATAAAAACAGCGACAATCAGGATATCTTTAAAATAAACCTTAACGCCTGGAATAAAAAAATAGAAAAAAAGCAGTAA
- a CDS encoding putative CRISPR-associated protein — MKNVLCTVGTSLLGNFNRFENAVLREVALDALEKNDYARVADILASFPESDRNCGAEINSIFELRYRGIIGENFRLHFLISDTPDGEKVGKILERFYHGKGIQVNLVVIEGLLDKEPKRFRREGLRNLIKQMARVLREYGSENCLINATGGYKAQIAVAVMLGQALGVNVYYKHEQFSEIISFPPLPFSLDQDLWLKYNYLFTVLDNGAKDLIELEEVKYEELDEKIEPLINREVIEGKTYIELSTAGQIFHETLKSRWQTIRQEYLPPIIPEKSKVFVEKLQDHNWPDRELVIRIMNKIIKKVPFVRTCRTNYLNPDLPKREGFILKRGEIVGIISRQGWTVSFVVDTNAKSERQKEAAVEYLNSNLDEFYY, encoded by the coding sequence ATGAAAAACGTCCTTTGTACAGTTGGAACAAGCCTTCTGGGAAATTTTAATCGCTTTGAAAATGCGGTTTTACGCGAAGTTGCTTTGGACGCTCTTGAGAAAAATGATTATGCCAGGGTTGCCGATATCTTGGCCAGCTTTCCGGAAAGCGACCGAAATTGCGGGGCAGAGATAAATTCTATCTTTGAATTGAGATATAGAGGTATAATTGGGGAAAATTTCCGGCTCCATTTTCTGATTTCCGATACACCCGATGGCGAAAAGGTCGGTAAAATCCTGGAAAGATTTTACCATGGGAAGGGTATCCAGGTAAATTTAGTAGTGATAGAGGGCTTACTGGACAAGGAACCCAAACGTTTTAGAAGAGAAGGGTTAAGAAATTTAATTAAACAGATGGCCAGAGTACTAAGGGAGTATGGCAGCGAAAATTGCCTTATCAATGCCACAGGTGGTTATAAAGCGCAGATTGCTGTGGCGGTAATGCTTGGCCAAGCGCTGGGGGTAAATGTTTACTACAAACATGAGCAATTTTCAGAAATCATAAGTTTTCCGCCACTGCCTTTTTCTCTGGATCAGGATTTGTGGCTGAAATACAATTATTTATTTACGGTTTTGGATAACGGGGCAAAGGATTTAATAGAACTGGAAGAGGTAAAATATGAGGAACTTGATGAAAAAATTGAGCCATTAATTAATAGAGAAGTAATCGAGGGCAAAACTTATATAGAACTTTCAACGGCAGGCCAAATATTTCATGAAACCCTGAAATCTCGCTGGCAAACTATCCGGCAAGAGTATCTGCCGCCGATTATTCCCGAAAAGTCCAAAGTTTTTGTGGAAAAACTGCAGGACCATAACTGGCCTGACCGGGAGCTGGTTATAAGAATAATGAACAAAATCATAAAAAAAGTTCCATTTGTTCGCACCTGCCGAACCAACTATTTAAATCCAGACTTACCTAAAAGAGAAGGCTTTATTTTAAAAAGAGGAGAAATTGTGGGAATTATTTCACGACAAGGCTGGACGGTTAGTTTTGTGGTAGATACTAACGCAAAAAGTGAAAGACAGAAAGAAGCTGCTGTTGAATATTTAAATTCTAACCTGGATGAATTTTATTATTAA
- the csx2 gene encoding TIGR02221 family CRISPR-associated protein, which yields MRVKLISFLGTNKYIPCRYKFEEEISSPSYFIQMALVELLTKKFSYEIEAVIFTTDEAFEKNWLKGEGYPGLVEVFNEYQQRNPKFKFRNVMVPSGLFENEIIKIFSKIYNEVEENDNLVFDLTHSFRSLPFLTGIILNYTRLLKNVNILGVYYGAFEVLGPVREVEEKYPDVNDRVAPVISLNYFLEISDWVLAADSFLNSGNAGRIAALAQKGFKSIESPEVKRNNNLLQKIAREINKFSLSIATCRALDLAGETRTIEANGQRVILNHKPGIVESLKEMLENAAYDEIPELKPFYPIINKIKENFKNFTEDVVENINHITAWCLEHDLVMQGYTFLRENIITALCLLNGFDEKDQNSRELQGKIATTIALEIPEDKWNDEVKQYRDFVYKILSEEALVKAYKLLNKVSIFRNELAHCQYTGKDISAEKFKNRLSEHLKEFVNFYQKNKLNSYKK from the coding sequence ATGAGAGTAAAATTAATTTCCTTTCTTGGGACAAATAAATATATTCCTTGTCGTTATAAATTTGAAGAGGAGATTTCAAGTCCGAGTTATTTTATTCAAATGGCTTTAGTCGAATTATTGACGAAAAAATTTTCTTATGAAATTGAAGCAGTAATTTTTACTACCGATGAAGCTTTTGAAAAAAATTGGTTAAAAGGAGAAGGTTATCCTGGGTTAGTTGAAGTGTTTAATGAATACCAGCAAAGAAATCCAAAATTTAAATTTCGGAATGTTATGGTACCTTCTGGGTTATTTGAAAATGAGATAATAAAAATTTTTTCTAAAATATACAATGAAGTTGAAGAAAATGATAACTTGGTTTTTGATTTGACCCACAGCTTTAGAAGTTTACCTTTTTTAACAGGGATAATTTTAAATTATACGAGACTTTTAAAAAACGTTAATATTTTAGGTGTTTATTATGGAGCCTTTGAAGTACTGGGCCCGGTTCGTGAAGTAGAAGAAAAATATCCTGATGTAAATGACAGAGTAGCTCCTGTAATAAGTTTAAATTATTTTCTTGAAATTTCTGATTGGGTTTTGGCTGCAGATAGCTTTCTTAATTCTGGGAATGCTGGTCGAATTGCTGCTTTAGCTCAAAAAGGTTTTAAGTCAATTGAAAGTCCTGAAGTAAAAAGAAACAATAATTTGCTGCAGAAAATTGCAAGAGAAATTAATAAATTTTCATTAAGTATTGCAACTTGTAGAGCATTAGACTTAGCGGGAGAAACAAGAACCATAGAAGCAAATGGGCAAAGGGTAATATTGAACCACAAACCTGGAATAGTGGAAAGTTTAAAAGAAATGCTGGAAAATGCGGCTTATGATGAAATACCAGAATTAAAGCCGTTTTATCCCATCATAAATAAAATCAAGGAGAATTTTAAAAACTTTACAGAGGATGTGGTTGAGAATATTAATCATATAACTGCTTGGTGTTTAGAACATGATTTGGTTATGCAGGGATATACTTTTTTAAGAGAAAATATTATAACTGCACTTTGTTTATTAAATGGCTTTGATGAAAAAGATCAAAATAGTCGTGAATTGCAGGGGAAAATTGCAACTACGATTGCACTTGAAATACCTGAGGACAAGTGGAATGATGAAGTAAAACAATACAGGGATTTTGTTTATAAAATCTTATCTGAGGAAGCTTTAGTGAAAGCATATAAACTCTTAAATAAAGTTAGTATTTTTAGAAATGAATTGGCTCACTGTCAATATACCGGAAAAGATATAAGTGCTGAAAAGTTTAAAAATCGTTTAAGCGAGCATTTAAAAGAGTTTGTAAATTTTTATCAAAAAAACAAATTAAATAGCTACAAAAAATAA
- a CDS encoding helix-turn-helix transcriptional regulator encodes MNSREFKELIKVINFHAAMEEISLEDAALLLGVTEDSLRSFLNEVSAHEFLNEFSGIFIDEDGENEVVICEGYGLKIPVLQLSSEEKTLIVQEAGETGEKLLKIFARKIRKEEKDWVTKTAKTYTHKRIPGVTISQEQQEIMQKIETAVYEKLKIKITYAISEESKNNTVVFNPAGLVYYKHDGFWYLVGFEEQKFYKPEIIRIDRITGVLFEQKKAEIPEGFQIESFFKNRWGMDAGEEVKVKIRFLPEANVIEKAQRELKARGFRGLKFLEDGSLLWEDKVTGVSDLLFWLRSFGSSVEVIEPRELRREMVESIKRLMKVYEVK; translated from the coding sequence ATGAATAGCCGGGAGTTTAAAGAACTTATAAAAGTAATAAACTTTCATGCAGCAATGGAGGAGATAAGTTTAGAGGATGCTGCTCTGCTTCTTGGTGTTACTGAAGATTCGCTTAGGAGTTTTCTTAATGAAGTTTCTGCCCATGAATTTTTAAATGAGTTTTCCGGGATATTTATTGATGAAGATGGAGAAAATGAGGTTGTAATTTGTGAAGGGTATGGTTTAAAAATTCCGGTATTGCAGCTTAGTTCGGAAGAAAAGACGCTGATTGTTCAGGAGGCCGGGGAAACGGGAGAAAAACTTTTAAAAATTTTTGCCCGGAAAATACGCAAGGAAGAAAAAGATTGGGTAACTAAAACGGCAAAAACTTATACGCACAAAAGGATTCCTGGGGTGACGATATCTCAGGAACAACAGGAGATAATGCAAAAGATTGAAACTGCAGTTTATGAGAAATTAAAAATTAAGATTACCTATGCGATTTCTGAAGAAAGTAAAAACAATACTGTGGTGTTTAATCCTGCTGGGCTTGTATATTACAAGCACGATGGCTTCTGGTACCTGGTTGGATTTGAAGAACAAAAATTTTACAAGCCAGAAATTATTAGAATTGACCGCATAACCGGTGTGTTATTCGAGCAAAAGAAAGCAGAAATTCCGGAAGGTTTTCAAATAGAAAGTTTTTTCAAAAATCGCTGGGGGATGGATGCTGGCGAAGAAGTCAAGGTAAAAATTCGTTTTTTACCGGAAGCTAACGTCATTGAGAAAGCCCAAAGAGAATTAAAAGCCCGGGGCTTTAGGGGGTTAAAATTTCTGGAAGATGGAAGCTTACTTTGGGAAGATAAAGTTACGGGGGTAAGCGATTTACTTTTTTGGCTTCGTTCCTTTGGTTCGTCGGTGGAGGTAATTGAACCGCGAGAATTACGGCGGGAGATGGTGGAAAGTATAAAAAGGCTTATGAAAGTTTATGAGGTTAAATAG
- a CDS encoding WYL domain-containing transcriptional regulator: MAKHIEIQMRQARIRELFLQHTGQELTSKQITELLNFPLSAERTIRNDIKELIKQGFPIEILRRGKYLFRGRKTSYLRKDLRFGSDDIRQLWLLAIVAEKREVKVPELYKELEKKFKEFEQEIGFSYETLQNDFKELAAHGFLLKKDEVYQLGKKFLPIYRHRIKKELNEVIRELERKYRYMQYNPLLSEVLNKLKAYRNTFIYTIDTHIEEYFEERRKIRYYHGPRELVDETLIMIKNEISRALFEEKKIKVTYKGKEQFFYPLGLVYNQNNQAWYLIAKPIRKREAAKKLRVDRIEQLEVLEEPIPKEVETCVKAMVAPGWGIGTGRKEKVKVLFYNRANTIDRVKPILEVRKIVHPTCNYYFDSAGNLIFEDYISGIEEFLSWLRQFGADALIFEPASLIEKYRETLKKLAELYPEVQADE; encoded by the coding sequence GTGGCAAAACACATAGAGATTCAAATGCGCCAGGCACGTATTCGAGAACTTTTTTTGCAACATACAGGCCAGGAATTAACTTCTAAGCAAATTACCGAGCTTTTAAATTTCCCTTTATCAGCGGAGCGAACAATTCGCAATGATATTAAAGAATTAATTAAACAGGGATTTCCTATAGAAATTCTCCGCCGAGGGAAGTATCTCTTTAGAGGAAGAAAAACATCTTATCTAAGAAAAGATTTGCGCTTTGGCAGTGATGATATAAGGCAGCTTTGGCTTCTGGCGATAGTGGCTGAGAAAAGGGAAGTCAAAGTTCCGGAACTTTATAAGGAACTTGAGAAAAAGTTTAAAGAATTTGAGCAGGAAATAGGCTTTAGCTATGAAACATTGCAAAATGATTTTAAAGAGCTTGCAGCTCATGGATTTTTGCTTAAAAAAGATGAAGTTTATCAACTTGGGAAAAAATTTTTACCTATCTATCGCCACCGCATTAAGAAGGAGTTAAATGAAGTAATAAGGGAGTTAGAAAGAAAATATCGTTATATGCAATATAATCCTCTTTTAAGCGAGGTTTTAAATAAATTAAAAGCTTACCGCAATACTTTTATCTATACGATTGATACTCATATTGAAGAATATTTTGAAGAGAGAAGAAAAATCAGGTACTACCATGGTCCCCGGGAGCTTGTAGATGAAACTTTAATAATGATTAAAAACGAAATTAGTCGTGCTCTTTTTGAAGAAAAGAAAATAAAAGTTACTTATAAAGGAAAAGAACAATTTTTCTATCCCCTTGGCCTTGTGTATAACCAAAACAATCAGGCATGGTATTTAATTGCCAAGCCTATAAGAAAAAGAGAGGCAGCCAAAAAACTTCGCGTTGATCGGATTGAACAACTTGAAGTTTTAGAAGAGCCGATTCCTAAAGAGGTAGAAACTTGTGTTAAAGCCATGGTAGCCCCCGGTTGGGGAATTGGCACAGGTCGAAAAGAGAAGGTAAAAGTTCTTTTTTATAACCGGGCAAATACTATTGATAGAGTAAAGCCTATTTTAGAGGTGAGAAAAATAGTTCATCCCACCTGCAATTATTATTTTGATTCGGCCGGGAATCTTATTTTTGAAGATTACATAAGTGGTATTGAAGAATTTTTAAGCTGGCTAAGACAGTTTGGAGCTGACGCCCTAATTTTTGAACCAGCTTCCTTGATTGAAAAATACAGGGAAACATTAAAAAAATTGGCGGAGCTCTACCCGGAGGTGCAGGCGGATGAATAG
- a CDS encoding DUF1848 domain-containing protein, with protein MQIISASRRTDIPAFYGEWFMNRIREGYFIFKNPYNAKQMSKISLRPEDVTAIVFWTKNPAPFMKYLDELQDRGYRFYFQYTLNGYGPEMEPFLPSVEKRIKTFKKLSEKIGKEKVIWRYDPVIFSNVHSSDYHREKFSYILNELKDFTTRVVISFVDEYRKATINFKKLKEEGIEIYQPPEVIIKSFAYFMAEEAKKLGLEIQSCAENIAYLPAAGIMPGKCIDADYIEKVFSLTLPEKLHLKDKSQRQECGCVVSKDVGVYDTCLHGCKYCYAGSYEAGKKNYEKHDPNSPLLIGKYDGGEAEPTLF; from the coding sequence ATGCAGATTATCAGCGCCAGCCGCCGGACTGATATTCCGGCTTTTTACGGCGAATGGTTTATGAATAGAATAAGGGAAGGGTATTTTATTTTTAAAAATCCTTATAATGCTAAACAAATGAGCAAAATTTCTCTTCGCCCCGAAGATGTTACAGCTATTGTTTTCTGGACCAAAAACCCTGCTCCTTTTATGAAATACCTTGATGAGCTGCAGGATAGAGGCTATCGCTTTTATTTTCAATATACTTTAAATGGCTACGGCCCGGAAATGGAGCCCTTTTTACCGTCCGTAGAAAAGCGAATAAAAACTTTTAAAAAGCTTTCAGAAAAAATCGGCAAAGAAAAAGTCATCTGGCGGTATGACCCGGTAATTTTCAGCAATGTTCACAGCAGTGACTATCACCGGGAGAAGTTTTCGTATATTTTAAATGAATTAAAAGATTTTACCACCCGTGTAGTGATAAGTTTTGTGGATGAGTACCGTAAAGCTACCATAAACTTTAAGAAGCTGAAAGAAGAAGGAATAGAGATTTATCAGCCCCCGGAAGTGATAATAAAGAGTTTTGCCTATTTTATGGCTGAAGAAGCAAAAAAATTGGGCTTAGAAATCCAGAGCTGCGCTGAAAATATAGCCTATCTTCCTGCGGCAGGCATCATGCCAGGCAAATGCATTGATGCGGATTATATTGAAAAAGTATTTTCTCTTACTTTACCCGAAAAACTCCACTTAAAGGATAAAAGCCAGCGGCAGGAATGCGGTTGTGTGGTCAGTAAAGATGTAGGCGTTTACGATACCTGCCTGCACGGGTGTAAATACTGTTATGCGGGAAGCTATGAAGCGGGGAAAAAAAATTACGAAAAACATGACCCAAACTCCCCCCTGTTAATCGGGAAGTATGACGGGGGAGAAGCGGAGCCGACTCTTTTTTAA